In Candidatus Cloacimonadota bacterium, a genomic segment contains:
- a CDS encoding DEAD/DEAH box helicase family protein codes for MNESEWHTRKERIDTQLRSLYPAWEVIHFSQVRDTSLLTNHAVEEYPTQNGFADYALFVKGKLLGIIEAKRVSIDAHNALEQAKRYSLGCANTIGEWNAFRVPFIYSSNGVRSWFADIRGAAYSAREISGFHSPEALWDIFNQSMGESYNWFQLNPIEFEKIRPYQSEAIQAIENNICAGKRMLMLAMATGTGKTFTAVAMIYRLLKSGLARRVLFLVDRRALAAQAAVAFHSFETPSRYKFSQEYEVFSQRFQSEDFEDGDKFDVRVLPNSHLTKPDPAKSFVYICTIQRMAMNLFGRENAFIQGDDPDIDDEAARLDIANNAFDVIIADECHRGYTPKDEGIWRATINHFDAIKIGLTATPAAHTTAIFGQPVYRYSYEQAVLDGFLVDYEAVKINSNVRINGIFLEEGEKIGLKDTETGQERIDALEDVREFDASEIEQNITSLDSNRKILTEIFSYALEHEQRTGRFPKTLIFAVNDIQHKSHSDQLVHTAREILDRGDDFVQKITGNPNVDKPLEKIRRFRNRPEPAVVVTVDMLSTGVDIPALEYIVFLRPVKSRILWTQMLGRGTRKCTEINKECFTIFDCFDGTLIQYFQKSTDFTIDIGEEGQTISIREIIENIWNNIEPEYNKNRLIKRLRRISKTMSAKARLAFEVYIPDGDVKGFADNLKAMLKDDFPGTMRTLRDPKFQDLLVNYDRARKPFYIDYAERDSVSSEYMFRIGDEQLRPEDYLDAFAEFVKQNKNRIEALSILLNNPWQWNFDALAELRNELKKNSFDEDKVQKAHERSGHKAMADIISMIHNAEDEVYPLFTARERVEKVIGEMIQTHAFNSDQLQWLGFISEHLIKNLTLDKHALTFVPIFEMHGGLSRARTVFGPLLDEIISEINLRITA; via the coding sequence ATGAACGAATCTGAATGGCATACCCGGAAAGAGCGTATCGACACCCAGCTTAGATCACTCTATCCAGCGTGGGAGGTCATCCACTTTAGCCAGGTTAGAGACACTTCTCTGCTGACCAATCATGCTGTGGAAGAGTACCCAACCCAGAATGGCTTTGCCGATTACGCCCTGTTTGTAAAAGGAAAACTCTTGGGGATCATTGAAGCCAAGAGAGTATCGATCGACGCCCACAACGCCTTGGAACAGGCCAAACGCTACTCTTTGGGCTGCGCCAACACCATTGGCGAATGGAACGCTTTCCGGGTGCCTTTCATCTATTCCTCCAATGGCGTCAGATCCTGGTTTGCGGATATTCGGGGCGCCGCCTACTCGGCCAGGGAGATCAGCGGCTTCCATAGCCCTGAAGCGCTCTGGGACATATTCAATCAGTCGATGGGAGAGTCATACAACTGGTTTCAGCTCAATCCCATCGAGTTCGAAAAGATCCGACCCTATCAATCTGAAGCTATCCAGGCGATAGAAAACAACATCTGCGCCGGGAAACGTATGCTGATGCTGGCCATGGCTACAGGTACCGGGAAAACCTTTACCGCGGTGGCGATGATCTACCGCCTGCTGAAGTCCGGACTTGCCCGGCGGGTTCTCTTTCTCGTGGACCGCCGCGCTTTGGCCGCCCAGGCCGCAGTTGCCTTCCACTCTTTCGAGACGCCCTCCAGATACAAATTCAGCCAGGAATACGAAGTCTTCAGCCAACGCTTCCAAAGCGAGGATTTTGAAGATGGCGATAAGTTTGATGTGAGAGTGTTGCCGAACAGCCATCTCACCAAACCCGACCCTGCCAAGTCCTTTGTCTATATCTGCACGATCCAGCGCATGGCCATGAATCTCTTCGGCAGAGAGAACGCTTTTATTCAGGGCGATGATCCCGATATTGACGATGAAGCCGCAAGACTCGATATTGCCAATAACGCCTTTGACGTGATCATCGCGGACGAGTGTCATCGGGGCTACACGCCCAAGGACGAGGGAATTTGGCGCGCCACCATCAATCACTTCGATGCCATCAAGATCGGCTTGACCGCTACTCCTGCAGCCCACACCACCGCTATCTTCGGACAGCCGGTTTACCGCTACAGCTATGAACAGGCGGTTTTGGACGGCTTTTTGGTGGATTACGAGGCAGTGAAAATAAACTCAAACGTCCGTATCAATGGCATTTTCCTCGAGGAAGGCGAAAAGATAGGGCTCAAAGACACCGAGACCGGACAGGAAAGGATCGACGCCCTGGAAGACGTAAGGGAGTTCGATGCCAGTGAGATAGAGCAGAACATCACCTCTCTGGACAGCAACCGGAAGATCCTCACCGAGATTTTCAGCTATGCCCTGGAACATGAACAGCGCACCGGCAGATTCCCCAAAACTTTGATCTTCGCCGTCAACGACATCCAGCATAAATCCCATTCGGACCAGCTTGTTCATACGGCCAGGGAGATTCTGGACCGAGGCGACGACTTTGTGCAAAAGATCACCGGAAATCCCAACGTGGACAAGCCTCTGGAAAAGATCAGGCGCTTTCGCAACCGGCCTGAACCTGCCGTGGTGGTCACGGTGGACATGCTCTCCACCGGGGTGGATATCCCCGCGCTGGAATACATTGTCTTCCTCCGGCCCGTGAAATCCCGTATCCTCTGGACCCAGATGCTGGGCCGGGGAACCCGGAAGTGCACCGAGATCAACAAAGAATGCTTCACCATCTTTGATTGCTTCGATGGCACCCTTATCCAGTATTTCCAAAAATCCACCGACTTCACCATCGATATTGGCGAAGAGGGTCAAACAATCTCCATTCGGGAGATCATTGAGAACATCTGGAACAACATCGAGCCCGAATACAACAAGAATCGCCTGATCAAGCGCCTGCGCCGGATCTCTAAGACCATGAGCGCCAAAGCCAGGCTGGCTTTTGAGGTCTATATTCCCGATGGCGACGTGAAAGGCTTTGCCGACAACCTGAAGGCAATGCTCAAGGATGATTTCCCCGGTACGATGCGAACCCTGCGGGATCCCAAGTTCCAAGACTTGCTTGTAAACTATGACCGGGCCAGAAAGCCTTTTTACATCGACTATGCTGAAAGAGACTCCGTCAGTTCCGAATACATGTTCCGGATCGGCGACGAGCAGCTGAGGCCGGAAGATTACCTGGATGCCTTCGCCGAATTCGTGAAGCAGAACAAGAACAGGATCGAGGCCTTGTCCATCCTGCTCAACAACCCCTGGCAATGGAATTTTGACGCGCTTGCCGAATTGCGCAATGAACTCAAAAAGAACAGCTTTGATGAGGATAAGGTTCAAAAAGCCCATGAGAGATCAGGCCACAAGGCCATGGCTGATATCATCTCCATGATCCACAACGCCGAGGATGAGGTTTATCCCCTTTTCACCGCCCGGGAAAGGGTGGAGAAAGTGATCGGGGAGATGATCCAAACCCACGCCTTCAATTCTGATCAATTGCAATGGCTCGGCTTCATCAGCGAACATCTCATCAAAAACCTCACCCTCGACAAACACGCCTTAACCTTTGTCCCCATTTTTGAAATGCATGGCGGTCTGTCCCGGGCCAGAACTGTTTTCGGGCCGCTTCTGGACGAGATCATCTCCGAAATTAACCTCAGGATAACCGCTTAA
- a CDS encoding type I restriction-modification system subunit M, with amino-acid sequence MADVVNKLWGLCHTMRHDGIDYGDYIEQLTYLLFIKMAEEKEIELPANCEWTTLKQKNGTGLIDHYFAVLQSLREAPGLLGDIFAQAMPKFANPVALKKILNVIDGEDWSALGVDVKAEAFEGLLEKAASEGKKGAGQYFTPRVLIQSMVRLMKPDPVKQTLTVCDPACGTGGFLIASYEWLIQETKGAFPQGIIKRIKEQTYFGQDLVARPRRLALMNMFLHGLNPTIYLGDTIYEPDRGERYDIILTNPPFGTKGAGEAPERDDFTIRTSNKQLNFMQHILTILKPGGRAAVVLPDNCLFEDKAGDVFEILMADCNLHTILRLPRGTFIPYANAQANVIYFQKGKATKETWIYDCRSNIPSCTKKDRPLTAEMFTDFEQCYGNDPNGSSKRLNQGETGRFRAFSIDDIKARHYNLDIKWLKDESLDDPDNLPEPLDLITEAVSELEAILDELNEICNLLEPIDAPE; translated from the coding sequence ATGGCTGATGTCGTAAATAAACTGTGGGGCTTGTGCCATACCATGCGCCATGATGGCATTGATTATGGCGATTACATAGAACAGCTCACCTATCTGCTCTTCATCAAGATGGCTGAAGAAAAGGAGATTGAACTGCCTGCCAACTGCGAGTGGACCACCCTCAAGCAGAAAAACGGAACCGGGCTGATCGACCATTACTTTGCGGTGCTCCAAAGCCTGCGCGAAGCTCCGGGGCTTTTGGGCGATATCTTCGCCCAAGCCATGCCCAAGTTTGCCAATCCTGTTGCCTTGAAGAAGATCCTCAATGTGATCGATGGCGAAGACTGGTCCGCTCTGGGGGTGGACGTGAAAGCAGAAGCCTTTGAGGGTTTGCTGGAAAAAGCCGCCAGCGAAGGGAAAAAAGGGGCGGGACAGTATTTTACCCCCCGGGTGCTGATCCAGTCAATGGTCCGGCTGATGAAACCGGATCCCGTCAAACAAACGCTCACCGTCTGTGACCCCGCCTGCGGTACCGGCGGTTTTCTGATAGCTTCCTATGAATGGCTGATCCAGGAAACGAAAGGTGCCTTTCCCCAAGGCATAATCAAACGGATCAAAGAACAAACCTATTTTGGGCAGGACCTGGTGGCACGTCCCCGGCGCCTGGCCTTGATGAACATGTTTTTGCATGGGCTCAATCCCACCATCTACCTGGGCGACACCATCTACGAACCGGACAGGGGTGAACGCTATGACATTATCCTCACCAATCCGCCCTTCGGCACCAAAGGCGCGGGAGAAGCGCCGGAGCGGGATGATTTCACCATCCGGACTTCCAACAAACAGCTGAACTTCATGCAGCACATCCTCACAATTCTAAAGCCAGGTGGTAGGGCTGCAGTCGTTTTGCCTGACAATTGCCTCTTCGAAGACAAAGCCGGTGATGTCTTTGAAATCCTGATGGCAGATTGTAATCTCCATACTATCTTACGCTTGCCCAGAGGGACTTTCATTCCCTATGCTAATGCCCAAGCTAACGTGATCTATTTTCAGAAGGGTAAAGCAACTAAGGAAACCTGGATATACGACTGCCGTTCTAATATCCCATCATGTACCAAAAAAGACCGACCTCTTACTGCCGAGATGTTCACAGACTTCGAACAGTGCTATGGCAATGATCCTAATGGTTCCAGCAAACGATTAAATCAAGGGGAGACTGGTCGATTCAGGGCTTTCTCCATTGATGATATTAAAGCCAGGCATTACAATCTGGATATTAAATGGCTAAAGGATGAGTCCTTGGATGATCCAGATAATCTACCAGAACCGCTTGATCTTATCACTGAAGCTGTGAGTGAACTTGAAGCTATATTGGATGAACTGAATGAGATTTGTAACCTGTTGGAGCCCATTGATGCCCCTGAATAA
- a CDS encoding restriction endonuclease subunit S: protein MPLNNWPTAKLHKIVKSKKGKKPKLLDVKQFPGSVEYIDIEAFEKGIIKQYADVASSNLCVETDILVVWDGARFGLIGSSQKGAIGSTLMCLSPVGVNRLYLRYFLELMYPVIQQNPKGMATPHVNSDLFWNMDIPLPTEDIQRQIVERLSVILPKVRQVKARLETIPKLLKKFRQSVLSAACSGRLTEDWRAEHHLVTHYDIVKSNTTLRVIESEIPKEWSIMAFTDVCQIASNLVNPADYQGHAHIAPDNIEKESGKLLSYNTIAEDRVTSPKHLFHSGQIIYSKIRPYLSKAVLVDFDGLCSADMYPLTSFINTHYLLYYILSPQFVKLASTAGERSVLPKINKKELSFIPVPVPSIEEQAEIMKRLNQLFTLADSLESKYQNAMARIDKIERSILSKAFHG from the coding sequence ATGCCCCTGAATAACTGGCCAACAGCAAAGCTGCATAAAATTGTAAAGTCCAAAAAGGGGAAAAAGCCCAAGCTACTGGATGTAAAGCAGTTTCCAGGTTCAGTAGAATACATCGACATAGAGGCATTTGAAAAGGGTATAATCAAGCAATACGCAGATGTCGCATCTTCTAATTTATGTGTCGAAACAGATATCTTAGTTGTATGGGATGGTGCCCGTTTTGGGTTGATTGGTTCAAGCCAAAAAGGAGCTATTGGATCAACTCTAATGTGCCTTAGTCCAGTGGGTGTTAATCGACTATACCTTAGGTACTTTCTTGAGTTAATGTATCCAGTTATCCAACAGAATCCCAAGGGTATGGCAACTCCACATGTGAATTCTGACTTATTCTGGAATATGGACATACCGCTCCCAACTGAAGATATACAACGACAGATAGTGGAAAGATTAAGCGTAATCCTTCCAAAAGTCAGACAGGTTAAGGCACGACTTGAGACAATCCCCAAACTACTCAAGAAATTCCGTCAGAGTGTTCTTAGTGCCGCTTGTTCCGGCAGACTGACAGAAGATTGGAGAGCGGAACATCACTTGGTAACTCACTACGATATTGTTAAATCAAACACTACTCTAAGGGTTATCGAAAGTGAAATACCTAAGGAATGGTCTATAATGGCATTCACAGATGTATGCCAAATCGCATCCAACTTGGTAAATCCTGCAGATTATCAAGGTCATGCGCATATTGCTCCTGACAATATTGAGAAGGAATCCGGAAAACTCTTATCATACAATACTATAGCGGAAGACAGAGTTACCAGCCCCAAGCACCTATTCCACTCTGGTCAGATAATCTATTCCAAGATACGACCTTACTTATCAAAAGCAGTCTTAGTTGATTTCGATGGTTTGTGTAGCGCTGATATGTATCCTCTAACAAGTTTCATCAACACACACTATCTGCTTTACTACATACTATCACCTCAGTTTGTCAAACTTGCTTCTACAGCCGGTGAAAGAAGCGTCCTACCAAAAATAAACAAAAAAGAGCTGTCTTTCATACCTGTGCCCGTCCCATCTATCGAAGAACAAGCAGAGATAATGAAAAGATTAAATCAACTATTCACATTAGCTGATTCTCTGGAATCCAAATATCAAAATGCAATGGCAAGGATAGATAAAATAGAGCGATCGATCCTCTCTAAGGCATTTCATGGATAA
- a CDS encoding nucleotide-binding protein, with translation MEEYLERCPVCKNKLKQNYVRTEDYANRYHINCQYCGRYELYGWRMKSRFLHDRPSVKINKSGRLLSIAIRHKYEETGKEVLISESTIDDLRKSIPIPENLLDKVDILLIYMLNKTKYQFEDNISIQEYDYPLMRVISDNELNELILLANKLNFITFMSKTKMGDRICSLTQHGWNRIQQLTALKEIRVIQKDRQSNTKTKKLKCFIVLGRDKYWNRMVKEYLDSIKIDYIVLSDKENEGNTVIEKFECHAQVDFAVCIWSPDDEGKMKGKSVLKPRIRQNVMLETGFFWGSLGRKKVFILNHKNVEIPSDFAGLVYISLCGGNWKSELLKEIERLKRG, from the coding sequence ATGGAAGAATATTTAGAAAGATGCCCGGTTTGTAAAAATAAACTCAAGCAGAACTATGTACGAACGGAAGACTACGCTAATAGATATCATATAAACTGTCAGTATTGTGGAAGATACGAGTTGTATGGCTGGAGGATGAAATCACGATTTTTGCATGATAGACCGAGTGTAAAAATCAACAAGTCAGGTAGACTATTAAGCATAGCTATTAGGCATAAATATGAGGAAACGGGCAAAGAAGTATTGATTTCAGAGAGCACCATAGATGATTTAAGAAAATCTATCCCTATCCCCGAAAATCTTTTAGATAAAGTAGATATTTTGTTAATTTATATGCTTAATAAAACTAAATACCAATTCGAGGATAACATATCAATTCAGGAATATGATTATCCGTTAATGCGTGTTATCTCAGATAATGAGTTAAACGAGCTGATATTGTTAGCAAATAAATTAAATTTTATAACGTTCATGAGCAAAACTAAAATGGGCGATAGAATATGTAGCTTAACACAACACGGATGGAATAGAATTCAACAACTGACTGCTTTAAAAGAGATCAGAGTAATTCAAAAAGATCGACAATCAAATACGAAAACAAAGAAATTAAAGTGCTTTATTGTTCTTGGTAGGGATAAATATTGGAATAGAATGGTTAAAGAATATCTAGATAGTATAAAGATAGATTACATAGTTCTGAGTGATAAAGAAAACGAGGGGAATACAGTGATCGAGAAATTTGAATGTCATGCTCAGGTAGATTTTGCAGTATGTATCTGGTCTCCAGATGATGAAGGGAAAATGAAGGGGAAAAGTGTTCTGAAACCAAGAATACGGCAAAATGTAATGCTAGAAACTGGATTCTTCTGGGGTAGCTTAGGTAGAAAGAAAGTGTTTATTCTTAACCATAAAAATGTAGAGATCCCTTCTGATTTTGCAGGGCTCGTCTATATTTCATTATGTGGCGGTAACTGGAAATCCGAGTTGTTAAAGGAAATAGAAAGACTAAAACGAGGGTAA